The Pseudomonas parafulva genome window below encodes:
- the lepB gene encoding signal peptidase I — translation MSLNFPLLLVIAVAVCGLLGLIDLLFLAPRRRAAIANYQGSVSQPEVAVVERLNKEPLLVEYGKSFFPVLFIVLVLRSFLVEPFQIPSGSMKPTLEVGDFILVNKFSYGIRLPVIDKKVIEVGDPQRGDVMVFRYPSDPNVNYIKRVVGLPGDRIRYTNDKRLYVNDQLVAEQLVGSEAGSLGSAELYKEKLGETEHLIRKEMSRYRMPPDQQWTVPAGHYFMMGDNRDNSNDSRFWDDPNIPRELHGMVPDRNIVGKAFAVWMSWPEPKLSHLPNLSRVGLIH, via the coding sequence ATGTCGCTAAATTTCCCGCTGTTGCTCGTCATCGCCGTAGCCGTCTGCGGTCTGTTGGGTCTGATCGATCTGCTGTTCCTGGCGCCGCGCCGGCGAGCGGCGATCGCCAACTACCAGGGCAGCGTCAGCCAGCCCGAAGTGGCCGTCGTCGAGCGCCTGAACAAGGAGCCGTTGCTGGTCGAATACGGCAAGTCCTTCTTCCCGGTGCTGTTCATCGTGCTGGTGTTGCGCTCGTTTCTGGTCGAGCCCTTCCAGATTCCTTCGGGGTCGATGAAACCGACCCTGGAAGTGGGCGACTTCATCCTGGTGAACAAGTTCTCCTACGGTATCCGTCTACCCGTGATCGACAAGAAGGTCATCGAGGTGGGTGATCCGCAGCGCGGGGACGTCATGGTGTTCCGCTATCCGAGCGATCCGAACGTCAACTACATCAAGCGTGTGGTCGGCCTTCCGGGCGACCGGATCCGCTACACCAACGACAAGCGCCTGTACGTCAACGACCAGTTGGTCGCCGAGCAACTGGTCGGCAGCGAAGCTGGCTCGCTGGGTAGCGCCGAGCTGTACAAGGAAAAACTCGGCGAAACCGAGCATCTGATCCGCAAGGAAATGAGCCGCTACCGCATGCCGCCGGACCAGCAATGGACCGTACCGGCCGGGCACTACTTCATGATGGGCGATAACCGCGACAACTCCAATGACAGCCGCTTCTGGGACGACCCGAACATCCCTCGCGAGCTGCATGGCATGGTCCCGGACCGCAACATCGTCGGCAAGGCCTTTGCGGTGTGGATGAGCTGGCCAGAGCCCAAGCTCAGCCACTTGCCGAACCTGTCGCGGGTGGGTCTGATCCATTGA
- the rnc gene encoding ribonuclease III, protein MSASLERLERKLGYTFRDREQMLLALTHRSYAGRNNERLEFLGDAILNFVAGEALFERFPQAREGQLSRLRARLVKGETLARLARGFDLGEYLRLGSGELKSGGFRRESILADALEALIGAIYLDADMQTARERILAWLAGEFDGLTLVDTNKDPKTRLQEFLQSRACELPRYEVVDIQGEPHCRTFFVECEVVLLNNKSRGQGVSRRIAEQVAAAAALIALGVENGND, encoded by the coding sequence ATGAGCGCTTCCCTCGAGCGCCTCGAGCGCAAGCTCGGCTACACCTTCAGGGACCGGGAGCAGATGCTCTTGGCGCTGACGCATCGCAGCTATGCCGGGCGCAACAACGAGCGCCTGGAGTTTCTTGGCGATGCCATTCTCAACTTCGTGGCTGGCGAAGCGCTGTTCGAGCGTTTCCCCCAAGCTCGAGAAGGCCAGCTTTCGCGCCTGCGCGCTCGCCTGGTCAAGGGTGAAACACTGGCCCGTCTGGCACGCGGCTTCGACTTGGGCGAGTACCTGCGCCTGGGTTCGGGCGAGCTCAAGAGCGGCGGCTTCCGGCGTGAGTCGATCCTGGCCGATGCCCTCGAAGCCCTGATCGGCGCCATCTACCTGGACGCCGACATGCAGACCGCCCGCGAGCGCATCCTCGCCTGGCTGGCGGGCGAGTTCGACGGCCTGACCCTGGTCGATACCAACAAAGATCCCAAGACCCGCCTGCAGGAGTTCCTGCAATCGCGTGCCTGCGAGTTGCCGCGCTACGAAGTGGTGGACATCCAGGGCGAACCGCACTGCCGTACGTTCTTCGTCGAATGCGAAGTGGTGCTGCTGAACAACAAGAGCCGTGGACAGGGCGTTAGCCGGCGTATCGCCGAGCAAGTCGCTGCCGCCGCCGCACTGATCGCCCTGGGCGTGGAGAATGGCAATGACTGA
- the era gene encoding GTPase Era gives MTENTPTRCGYVAIVGRPNVGKSTLLNHILGQKLAITSRKPQTTRHNMLGIKTEGDVQAIYVDTPGMHKANDKALNRYMNRNASAALKDVDVVIFVVDRTRWTDEDQLVLERVQYVEGPLILAVNKTDRMDEKAELIPHLQWLQAQLPKAEIVPISAQQGHNLESLEALIAKHLPENEHFFPEDQITDRSSRFLAAELVREKIMRQLGAELPYQITVEIEEFKQQGHVLHIHALILVERDGQKKIIIGDKGERIKRIGSDARKDMEVLFDAKVMLNLWVKVKGGWSDDERALRSLGYGDL, from the coding sequence ATGACTGAGAACACCCCGACCCGCTGCGGCTATGTGGCCATCGTCGGCCGTCCCAACGTGGGCAAGTCCACGCTGCTCAACCATATTCTCGGGCAGAAGCTGGCGATTACGTCGCGCAAGCCGCAGACCACGCGCCACAACATGCTCGGCATCAAGACCGAGGGCGATGTGCAGGCGATCTACGTCGACACCCCTGGCATGCACAAGGCCAACGACAAGGCCCTGAACCGCTACATGAACCGTAACGCATCGGCGGCCTTGAAAGACGTCGATGTGGTGATCTTCGTGGTCGACCGTACCCGTTGGACCGATGAGGACCAACTGGTGCTCGAGCGTGTCCAGTACGTGGAAGGCCCGCTTATTCTGGCGGTCAACAAGACCGACCGCATGGACGAGAAAGCCGAGTTGATCCCGCACCTGCAATGGCTTCAGGCGCAACTGCCGAAGGCCGAAATCGTACCGATCTCGGCGCAGCAGGGGCATAACCTGGAGTCTCTCGAGGCACTGATCGCCAAGCACCTGCCCGAGAACGAGCATTTCTTCCCGGAAGACCAGATCACCGACCGCAGCAGCCGTTTCCTCGCCGCCGAACTGGTCCGTGAAAAGATCATGCGTCAGCTCGGTGCCGAGCTGCCGTACCAGATCACCGTGGAAATCGAAGAGTTCAAGCAGCAGGGGCATGTGCTGCACATTCACGCCCTGATCCTGGTCGAGCGTGACGGCCAGAAGAAGATCATCATTGGCGACAAGGGCGAGCGCATCAAACGCATCGGCTCCGATGCGCGCAAGGACATGGAAGTGCTCTTCGACGCCAAGGTCATGCTCAACCTGTGGGTCAAGGTCAAGGGCGGCTGGTCCGATGACGAGCGGGCGCTGCGCTCGCTGGGTTACGGCGACCTCTGA
- the recO gene encoding DNA repair protein RecO — MDQPTPQLAYVLHSRAYKETSALVDFFTPQGRVRAVLRRARGKGGSSMRPFVPLELELRGRGELKNVGRMDTVGLAGWLNGDALFSGLYLNELLMRLLPAEAPYPALFEHYGLTLQALAAGRPLEPLLRAFEWRLLDELGYAFSLTEDVDQAPVVAEGLYRLQVDAGLERVELFQPGLFNGAELLALSEAEWEAPGALLAAKRLMRQALAVHLGAKPLVSRELFRKR, encoded by the coding sequence ATGGACCAACCCACACCACAACTCGCCTACGTCCTGCACAGCCGCGCCTACAAGGAAACCAGTGCGCTGGTGGATTTTTTCACGCCCCAGGGCCGTGTGCGTGCCGTCTTGCGCCGGGCGCGGGGCAAGGGCGGTAGTTCCATGCGGCCGTTCGTGCCGCTGGAACTGGAACTGCGCGGGCGCGGCGAGCTGAAGAATGTGGGGCGCATGGACACCGTCGGCCTCGCCGGTTGGCTCAACGGCGACGCGTTGTTCAGCGGCTTGTACCTCAATGAGTTGCTGATGCGCCTGCTTCCTGCCGAAGCCCCTTATCCCGCCTTGTTCGAACACTACGGTCTTACCCTGCAAGCGCTGGCGGCGGGTCGCCCCCTCGAGCCGCTGCTGCGTGCGTTCGAGTGGCGCCTGCTCGATGAGTTGGGCTATGCGTTCTCCCTGACCGAAGATGTCGACCAAGCCCCAGTCGTTGCCGAAGGACTGTATCGCCTGCAGGTGGATGCCGGGCTTGAGCGTGTCGAGCTGTTCCAGCCCGGACTGTTCAATGGCGCAGAGCTGCTGGCGCTGTCCGAGGCCGAGTGGGAAGCGCCGGGCGCCTTGCTGGCCGCCAAGCGCCTGATGCGCCAGGCATTGGCGGTCCACCTGGGGGCCAAGCCACTGGTCAGCCGCGAACTGTTTCGCAAGCGCTGA
- the pdxJ gene encoding pyridoxine 5'-phosphate synthase: MTQSNRILLGVNIDHVATLRQARGTRYPDPVKAALDAEQAGADGITVHLREDRRHIQERDVLLLKDVLQTRMNFEMGVTEEMMAFAEKIRPAHICLVPETRQELTTEGGLDVAGQEQRIKAAVERLSRTGAEVSLFIDADERQIEASRRVGAPAIELHTGRYADAQTPKEVAEELERIVQGVAFGLAQGLIVNAGHGLHYHNVEAVAAIEGINELNIGHALVAHALFVGFPAAVAEMKALMLAAAPRRN; the protein is encoded by the coding sequence GTGACTCAGAGCAACCGCATCCTTCTCGGCGTCAATATCGACCATGTGGCGACCTTGCGCCAGGCCCGCGGCACTCGCTATCCGGACCCGGTCAAGGCAGCGCTGGACGCCGAGCAGGCGGGGGCCGACGGTATCACCGTGCACCTGCGCGAAGACCGTCGGCATATCCAGGAGCGCGACGTGCTGCTGCTCAAGGATGTCTTGCAGACACGCATGAACTTCGAAATGGGCGTCACTGAAGAGATGATGGCCTTTGCCGAGAAGATTCGCCCGGCGCACATCTGCCTGGTGCCTGAAACGCGCCAGGAACTGACCACCGAGGGCGGGCTGGACGTGGCCGGCCAAGAGCAGCGGATCAAGGCCGCTGTGGAGCGCTTGTCGCGCACCGGCGCCGAAGTGTCCTTGTTCATCGATGCCGATGAGCGTCAGATCGAGGCGTCGCGCCGGGTCGGTGCGCCGGCCATCGAACTGCACACCGGGCGCTACGCCGATGCCCAGACCCCTAAGGAGGTGGCCGAAGAGCTCGAACGTATCGTTCAGGGCGTCGCTTTCGGTTTGGCTCAGGGTCTGATCGTCAATGCCGGCCATGGCCTGCATTACCACAACGTCGAAGCCGTGGCGGCCATTGAAGGCATCAATGAGCTGAACATCGGCCATGCGCTGGTGGCGCACGCACTGTTCGTCGGTTTCCCGGCCGCCGTTGCCGAGATGAAAGCGCTGATGCTCGCTGCCGCGCCGCGCCGCAACTGA
- the cmoB gene encoding tRNA 5-methoxyuridine(34)/uridine 5-oxyacetic acid(34) synthase CmoB, translating into MIDLSPLVRRLAGTPLARWSQGLQAQLDAKLEKGHGDLERWRGALDALPALTPSTLDLVDGLRLDSDCDAASRAQMHQALMGLSPWRKGPFELFGVHVDTEWRSDWKWSRVSPHLNLTGKRVLDVGCGNGYYQWRMLGAGADLVVGVDPNWLFFCQFQAVSKYLPHLPAWHLPFALEELPANLEGFDTVFSMGVFYHRRSPIEHLLALKDCLVKGGELVLETLVIEGDAQQMLVPEDRYAQMRNVWFLPSVPALERLLRRAGFSDVRCVDVSVTSVEEQRSTDWMRYQSLSDFLDPADHSKTIEGLPAPRRATLLARK; encoded by the coding sequence ATGATCGATCTGTCTCCCCTCGTCCGCCGTCTGGCGGGCACCCCACTGGCTCGCTGGTCCCAAGGCCTGCAAGCGCAATTGGATGCCAAGCTGGAAAAAGGCCACGGCGATCTGGAACGCTGGCGTGGCGCACTGGACGCGCTGCCCGCCTTGACGCCGAGCACCCTCGACCTGGTCGACGGCCTGCGCCTGGACAGCGACTGCGATGCCGCCAGCCGTGCGCAGATGCATCAGGCGCTGATGGGGCTGTCGCCCTGGCGCAAGGGGCCGTTCGAGCTGTTCGGCGTGCATGTGGACACCGAATGGCGCTCGGACTGGAAGTGGTCGCGGGTCAGCCCGCACCTGAACCTCACCGGCAAACGCGTGCTGGATGTCGGCTGTGGCAACGGCTACTACCAGTGGCGCATGCTCGGCGCTGGCGCCGACCTGGTGGTCGGGGTAGACCCGAACTGGCTGTTCTTCTGCCAGTTCCAGGCTGTCAGTAAATACCTCCCGCATCTTCCGGCCTGGCACCTGCCGTTCGCCCTGGAAGAGCTGCCGGCCAATCTGGAAGGGTTCGACACCGTGTTCTCGATGGGCGTGTTCTACCACCGTCGCTCGCCAATCGAGCACCTGCTGGCGCTGAAGGACTGCCTGGTCAAAGGCGGCGAACTGGTGCTGGAAACGCTGGTGATCGAAGGTGACGCGCAACAAATGCTGGTGCCCGAAGACCGTTACGCGCAGATGCGCAACGTCTGGTTCCTGCCGTCGGTGCCGGCCCTGGAGCGCCTGCTGCGCCGGGCAGGTTTCAGCGACGTGCGCTGCGTGGATGTCAGCGTCACCAGCGTCGAGGAACAGCGCAGCACCGATTGGATGCGCTACCAGTCGCTCAGCGATTTCCTCGACCCTGCCGACCACAGCAAGACCATCGAAGGCCTGCCAGCGCCGCGCCGGGCCACATTGCTGGCGCGTAAATAG
- the cmoA gene encoding carboxy-S-adenosyl-L-methionine synthase CmoA, with translation MSHPSDRLFAQPLEQVPDFVFNEDVVRVFPDMIKRSVPGYPTIVENIGVLGARFAQPHSVLYDLGASLGAVTQSLRRHVRADGCRVMAVDNSAAMVERCRQYLTAQDSMFQELLPVQVLEADILALSLEPASFVAMNFTLQFIAPDERLDLLARIRQALLPGGALVLSEKLRFDDAQSHALLNDLHLDFKRANGYSELEIAQKRSAIEHVMKPDTLETHEQRLRAAGFSKVVPWFQCLNFASLIALP, from the coding sequence GTGAGCCACCCCTCAGACCGCCTATTCGCCCAGCCTCTGGAACAGGTACCCGACTTCGTCTTCAACGAAGACGTCGTGCGCGTGTTCCCGGACATGATCAAGCGCTCGGTGCCCGGCTATCCGACCATCGTCGAGAACATCGGTGTGCTGGGTGCGCGCTTTGCCCAACCGCATAGCGTCTTGTATGACCTGGGCGCTTCGCTGGGCGCCGTGACTCAATCGCTGCGTCGCCATGTGCGCGCTGACGGCTGCCGGGTAATGGCGGTGGACAACTCGGCAGCGATGGTCGAACGCTGCCGCCAGTACCTCACCGCCCAGGACTCCATGTTCCAGGAACTGCTGCCGGTGCAGGTACTGGAGGCCGACATACTGGCGCTGTCGCTGGAGCCGGCGTCGTTCGTCGCAATGAACTTCACCCTGCAATTCATCGCCCCAGACGAACGCCTCGACTTGCTGGCCCGCATACGCCAGGCGCTGCTCCCCGGTGGCGCACTGGTGCTCTCGGAAAAGCTGCGCTTCGACGACGCGCAGAGCCACGCGCTGCTCAACGACCTGCATCTGGACTTCAAACGTGCCAATGGCTACAGCGAACTGGAAATTGCCCAGAAACGCAGCGCTATCGAGCACGTCATGAAGCCTGACACTCTGGAGACACACGAGCAGCGCCTGCGCGCCGCCGGTTTCTCCAAAGTGGTGCCCTGGTTCCAATGCCTAAACTTCGCCTCGCTGATAGCCCTGCCATGA
- a CDS encoding alpha-xenorhabdolysin family binary toxin subunit B, with the protein MKSANVETPLPDAKAMLNIERQAFQISHHGIELLLPAVRERLQDIAETIKKANARFCGNVTQGLIDLNLDLDPLGSVATAELDENELVTLRADVQTTIRQVLASVEAVRTYSVPELTELQRTAIQDLQENDKTFKQVQSTANTREAKLAEIDDSLATLNTPTVRQALRNLIPDDKDIDVILGQMQTPGISPDLIKAAVGKLNTHLDLLEQGREYAKVLAVRAQMADKLKQEQQNLAGLKAQLAQNDEVITQYGRAGELLELRQQWLVQGSLFVDGWSAVDSVLNSKVEAGPLLVALQAARDYLLTVRRRIEAV; encoded by the coding sequence ATGAAGAGTGCGAACGTCGAAACACCGTTGCCCGATGCCAAAGCGATGCTCAACATCGAGCGGCAGGCGTTTCAGATTTCCCACCATGGGATCGAATTGCTCCTTCCCGCTGTACGCGAACGCTTGCAGGACATCGCCGAAACCATCAAAAAGGCCAATGCGCGTTTTTGTGGGAATGTCACGCAGGGCCTGATCGATCTCAATCTCGACTTGGACCCGCTTGGCAGTGTCGCTACCGCCGAGCTCGATGAGAACGAACTCGTGACCCTGCGCGCCGACGTGCAGACGACTATCCGGCAGGTGCTGGCCAGCGTAGAGGCTGTGCGCACGTACTCGGTACCTGAGCTCACTGAACTGCAACGAACGGCGATACAAGACCTGCAGGAGAACGACAAGACGTTCAAGCAGGTCCAGAGCACGGCCAATACGCGCGAAGCCAAGTTGGCGGAGATAGACGATAGCCTTGCCACGCTCAATACGCCGACGGTCCGTCAAGCGCTGAGGAACCTGATTCCCGACGACAAGGACATCGATGTCATTCTGGGTCAAATGCAGACGCCTGGTATATCGCCGGATCTGATCAAGGCTGCCGTCGGCAAGCTGAACACGCATCTGGACCTACTGGAGCAGGGCCGTGAATACGCCAAAGTACTTGCGGTCAGAGCACAGATGGCGGACAAGCTCAAGCAGGAGCAGCAGAACCTGGCTGGTCTCAAAGCGCAGCTGGCGCAGAATGACGAAGTGATCACCCAATACGGCAGGGCCGGCGAACTGCTCGAGCTCCGCCAGCAGTGGTTGGTGCAGGGATCACTGTTCGTGGATGGGTGGAGTGCCGTGGATTCCGTCCTGAACAGCAAGGTAGAAGCGGGGCCTCTGTTAGTTGCCTTGCAAGCCGCGCGCGACTACCTGCTGACCGTGCGCAGACGCATTGAGGCGGTTTGA
- a CDS encoding protease inhibitor I42 family protein — protein MTLPRLLLPMSLALLTACAQQSRQTVELDAESECPKRLAPGQNLTLTLTSNPTTGYRWQVKDPASSVLRSLGPEVYSSPEESGLVGVAGTSTWRFQASAPGDGNLVLVYQQPWAPEVQPVQTFECAIRVR, from the coding sequence ATGACCCTCCCCCGCCTATTGCTTCCCATGAGCCTTGCATTGCTGACCGCCTGCGCCCAGCAGTCCCGGCAGACCGTCGAACTGGACGCCGAGAGCGAATGCCCCAAGCGTCTGGCGCCAGGCCAGAACCTGACCCTCACCCTGACCAGCAATCCGACTACCGGATACCGCTGGCAGGTCAAGGATCCCGCTTCGAGCGTGCTGCGCAGCCTCGGTCCAGAGGTGTACAGCAGCCCTGAAGAAAGCGGTCTGGTCGGTGTTGCCGGGACATCCACCTGGCGTTTCCAGGCCAGCGCGCCGGGAGATGGCAACCTGGTATTGGTCTATCAACAACCGTGGGCGCCTGAAGTGCAGCCGGTGCAGACGTTCGAGTGCGCGATCAGGGTCAGATGA
- the lon gene encoding endopeptidase La: MSDQQDFPDHPDEHDEVEHIDAKSSTSHALALPGQQLPDKVYVIPIHNRPFFPAQVLPVIVNEEPWAETLDLVAKTDHHTLALFFMDTPAEDHRHFDTKALPEYGTLVKVHHASREGGKLQFVAQGLTRVRIRTWLKHHRPPYLVEVEYPRQPTEPNDEVKAYGMALINAIKELLPLNPLYSEELKNYLNRFSPNDPSPLTDFAAALTSATGNQLQEVLDCVPMLKRMEKVLPMLRKEVEVARLQNEISAEVNRQIGEHQREFFLKEQLKVIQQELGLTKDDRSADLEQFEQRLEGKTLPDQAKKRIDEEMGKLAILETGSPEYAVTRNYLDWATALPWGLYGQDKLDLKHARKVLDQHHAGLDDIKERILEFLAVGAWKGEISGSIVLLVGPPGVGKTSIGKSIAESLGRPFYRFSVGGMRDEAEIKGHRRTYIGAQPGKLVQALKDVEVMNPVIMLDEIDKMGQSFQGDPASALLETLDPEQNVDFLDHYLDLRLDLSKVLFVCTANTLDSIPGPLLDRMEVIRLSGYITEEKVAIAKRHLWPKQLNKAGVAKTSLSISDSALRLVIEGYAREAGVRQLEKQLGKLVRKSVVKLLDNPDAKLKIGPKELEPALGMPVFRSEQVLSGKGVITGLAWTSMGGATLPIEATRVHTLNRGFKLTGKLGDVMKESAEIAYSYVSSNLKQYGGDSGFFNEAFIHLHVPEGATPKDGPSAGVTMASALLSLARDQAPKKGVAMTGELTLTGQVLPIGGVREKVIAARRQKIHELILPEANRGDFEELPAYLREGLTVHFAKRFADVAKVLF, encoded by the coding sequence ATGAGCGACCAGCAGGATTTTCCTGATCACCCCGACGAGCACGACGAAGTCGAGCATATCGACGCCAAGTCCAGTACCAGCCATGCCCTCGCCCTGCCCGGCCAGCAACTGCCGGACAAAGTCTATGTGATCCCCATTCACAATCGCCCGTTCTTCCCCGCGCAGGTGCTGCCGGTGATCGTCAACGAAGAGCCCTGGGCGGAAACCCTCGACCTCGTCGCCAAGACCGATCATCACACCCTCGCGCTGTTCTTCATGGACACCCCAGCCGAAGACCACCGGCACTTCGACACCAAGGCGCTGCCCGAGTACGGCACCCTGGTGAAGGTCCACCATGCCAGTCGCGAGGGCGGCAAACTGCAGTTCGTCGCTCAAGGACTGACCCGTGTGCGCATTCGCACCTGGCTCAAGCATCACCGCCCGCCCTATCTCGTGGAAGTCGAGTACCCGCGTCAGCCCACCGAGCCCAACGACGAAGTCAAGGCCTACGGCATGGCGCTGATCAACGCCATCAAAGAACTGCTGCCGCTCAATCCGCTGTACAGCGAAGAGCTGAAGAACTACCTCAACCGCTTCAGCCCCAACGACCCTTCGCCGTTGACCGACTTCGCCGCGGCCCTCACCTCGGCCACCGGCAATCAGTTGCAGGAAGTGCTCGATTGCGTGCCCATGCTCAAACGCATGGAAAAAGTCCTGCCGATGCTGCGCAAGGAAGTGGAGGTCGCGCGCCTGCAGAACGAAATCTCCGCCGAGGTGAACCGGCAGATCGGCGAGCACCAGCGCGAGTTCTTCCTCAAGGAGCAGCTCAAGGTCATCCAGCAGGAACTGGGGCTGACCAAGGACGACCGCAGTGCCGACCTCGAACAGTTCGAGCAGCGCCTGGAAGGCAAGACCCTGCCCGATCAGGCGAAAAAACGCATCGACGAGGAAATGGGCAAGCTGGCCATTCTCGAGACGGGCTCGCCTGAGTATGCCGTCACCCGCAATTACCTGGACTGGGCCACCGCGTTGCCGTGGGGCCTCTATGGCCAGGACAAGCTCGACCTCAAGCACGCGCGCAAAGTGCTCGACCAACACCACGCCGGTCTCGACGACATCAAGGAGCGCATCCTCGAGTTCCTCGCTGTCGGCGCCTGGAAAGGTGAAATCAGCGGTTCCATCGTGCTGCTGGTCGGCCCACCTGGCGTGGGCAAGACCAGCATTGGCAAGTCCATTGCCGAATCCCTGGGCCGGCCGTTCTACCGCTTCAGCGTCGGCGGCATGCGCGACGAGGCCGAGATCAAGGGCCACCGCCGCACCTACATCGGCGCCCAGCCCGGCAAACTGGTGCAGGCGCTGAAGGACGTCGAAGTGATGAACCCGGTCATCATGCTCGACGAGATCGACAAGATGGGCCAGAGCTTCCAGGGCGACCCCGCCTCGGCGCTGCTGGAAACCCTCGATCCAGAGCAGAACGTCGACTTCCTCGACCATTACCTGGACCTGCGCCTGGACCTGTCCAAGGTGCTGTTCGTCTGCACCGCCAACACCCTCGACTCGATCCCCGGCCCGCTGCTCGACCGCATGGAAGTGATCCGCCTGTCCGGTTACATCACCGAAGAGAAGGTGGCCATCGCCAAGCGCCACCTGTGGCCCAAGCAACTGAACAAAGCGGGCGTGGCCAAGACCAGCCTGAGCATCTCCGACAGCGCACTGCGCCTGGTGATCGAGGGCTATGCCCGCGAGGCCGGCGTGCGTCAGTTGGAAAAACAGCTAGGCAAACTGGTGCGCAAGTCCGTGGTCAAGTTGCTGGACAATCCCGACGCCAAACTCAAGATCGGTCCCAAGGAACTGGAACCGGCACTGGGCATGCCGGTGTTCCGCAGCGAACAGGTGCTGTCGGGCAAAGGCGTGATCACAGGCCTGGCCTGGACCAGCATGGGCGGGGCCACACTGCCGATCGAGGCGACGCGCGTGCACACCCTCAATCGCGGCTTCAAGCTCACCGGCAAGCTGGGAGATGTGATGAAAGAGTCCGCCGAAATCGCCTATAGCTATGTCAGCTCTAACCTCAAGCAATACGGTGGCGATTCGGGCTTCTTCAATGAGGCCTTCATTCACCTGCACGTACCCGAGGGGGCTACGCCGAAAGATGGGCCGAGCGCAGGCGTGACCATGGCCAGTGCACTGCTGTCGCTGGCCCGCGATCAGGCGCCGAAAAAGGGCGTGGCCATGACCGGCGAGCTGACCCTCACCGGCCAGGTGCTGCCCATCGGCGGCGTGCGCGAGAAGGTGATCGCTGCACGGCGGCAGAAAATCCACGAGTTGATCCTGCCCGAGGCCAACCGGGGCGACTTCGAGGAACTGCCGGCGTACCTGCGCGAGGGTCTGACGGTGCATTTCGCCAAGCGCTTCGCCGACGTGGCGAAAGTGCTGTTCTGA